One part of the Amphiura filiformis chromosome 5, Afil_fr2py, whole genome shotgun sequence genome encodes these proteins:
- the LOC140152466 gene encoding uncharacterized protein: MFPKSRYKKHSKSCITTEKLEKERRFKCKFCNKGFTQSSSVTVHERIHTKETPYKCKYCNKGLMSSSCLKEHERIHTKEKPFKCKVCNKCFSRSSGLTVHERIHTKQMPYKCKYCNKGLISSTCLKTHERIHTNEKPYTCKFCNKSFRTWNNWNDHERIHTQVKPFECKVCNKGFTRSNQLKNHERVHTKQKPYICKYCNKGFQTLGNMKRHERTHTKVKPYKCTVCNKDFTTSGNLKTHERIHTKEKPFNCAFCNKGFTQSGDLKTHERVHTGEEPFKCEVCNKGCKTSSSLITHRRIHTKEKPYNCKYCEKRFTTSGSLKIHERTHTNEKPFECKFCSKSFPSSYQLKMHVRTHTNEKKYKCRFCNKSFTQSSQLKVHERIHTKEKPYECTFCNRGFAQSCNLKVHERIHTNVKPYICTFCNKGFPRSDNLKIHERIHTKEKPYKCSFCNKGCTQLGDLRKHEHIHTKEKN, from the coding sequence ATGTTTCCCAAATCCCGTTACAAGAAACATTCTAAATCTTGCATTACTACAGAGAAATTAGAGAAAGAGCGGCGTTTCAAgtgtaaattttgtaacaaaggcttcacccAGTCAAGCAGCGTGACAGTACACgaacgtattcatactaaagAGACGCCTTACAAATGCAAATACTGTAACAAAGGTTTAATGTCATCAAGTTGCTTGAAAGAACATGAACGTATCCATAcaaaagagaagccttttaaatgtaaGGTTTGTAACAAATGCTTCTCACGATCAAGTGGCTTGACagtacatgaacgtattcatactaaaCAAATGCCTTACAAATGCAAATATTGTAATAAAGGTTTAATATCATCAACttgcttgaaaacacatgaacgtatCCATACAAATGAGAAGCCTTATActtgtaaattttgtaacaaaagcTTCAGAACATGGAATAACTGGAACGATCATGAACGTATCCATACTCAAGTGAAACCTTTTGAATGTAAAGTTTGTAACAAAGGATTCACACGGTCAAATCAATTGAAAAATCACGAACGTGTTCACACTAAACAGAAGCCTTACATATGTAAATATTGTAACAAAGGTTTTCAAACACTTGGCAACATGAAAAGACATGAACGTACACATACTAAAGTGAAACCTTATAAGTGTACAGTTTGTAACAAGGACTTTACAACATCAGGTaatttgaaaacacatgaacgaatccacactaaagagaagccttttaatTGTGCAttttgcaacaaaggcttcacacagtcaggtgatttgaaaacacatgaacgtgTTCATACTGGAGAGGAACCTTTTAAGTGTgaagtttgtaacaaaggctgTAAAACATCAAGTAGTTTAATAACACATAGACgtatccataccaaagagaaaccttataattgtaaatattgtgAGAAAAGATTCACAACATCAGGTTCCTTGAAAATACATGAACGTACGCATACAAATGAGAAACCGTTTGAATGTAAATTTTGTAGCAAGAGCTTTCCTAGCTCATATCAACTGAAAATGCATGTACGTACGCATACTAacgaaaagaaatataaatgtaGATTCTGCAACAAAAGTTTCACACAGTCAAGTCAGTTGAAAGtacatgaacgtatacatacaaaagagaagccttatgaatgtacattttgtaatagAGGCTTCGCACAATCATGTAACTTAAAagtacatgaacgtattcataccaaTGTTAAGCCTTacatatgtacattttgtaacaaaggtttcCCAAGATCAGACAACTTGAAAATACATGAAAGGATccacactaaagagaagccttataaatgttcattttgtaacaaaggctgtACACAGTTGGGTGACTTGAGAAAACATGAacatattcataccaaagagaaaaaCTGA
- the LOC140152467 gene encoding arylsulfatase B-like yields MEHIFKMAITITLFLLILIYLLPDDLLPDEIQMRRYDVLRNSQRKSPHIVFILADDLGWNDVGFHEGSEIKTPFMDELASSGVRLDNYYVQPVCSPSRASIMTGLYTSHNGINRYIHPTEPTCLPLHLPTIADSLRQNGYATHLVGKWHLGMSRNNCLPLNRGFDSFFGIYGGSGDYYTHRVHRNAPSGEFSIEGYDFRDNERVAKELSGQYATKLYGNRALEIIEQHANNTIQKPLFLFLSMQTPHCPIQAPDGERFIAPYGGIQKERRRLYAAMVSSMDEAIGNVTHALDKHGMRNNTVIIFSSDNGGIYKQGGNNKPLRGEKHQVYEGGIKAVAFVNSPLLSSTVNGTSYLGLLGAADWHSTLVEGIVGGKITTNQTDGHNMWNAIRLGEPSPRSEYLFSVGGDCAWTPKIPFKTQDPNNVPTMYGSIRKGPWKLIIGDPKQLDLQSKQVYLRNADAVSLFNIHVDPYEQSNVLADHQDVFEDLLNRLKFHCRTHVNYSPKKWDRNSDPRLRDGVYGPWL; encoded by the exons ATGGAACACATTTTCAAGATGGCGATCACGATAACATTATTTCTCTTGattcttatttatttacttcctGATGATCTACTTCCTGATGAGATACAAATGAGAAGATACGATGTGCTCAGAAATTCACAGAGAAAATCGCCTCatattgtgttcattttagcagACGACTTGGGATGGAACGATGTTGGTTTTCATGAAGGTAGCGAAATTAAAACGCCATTTATGGATGAATTAGCTTCGAGTGGAGTTCGTTTGGATAACTATTATGTACAGCCGGTATGTTCACCTTCGAGAGCATCTATTATGACTGGGCTCTATACG AGCCATAACGGGATAAATAGATACATTCATCCAACGGAACCCACCTGTTTACCACTACATTTACCAACCATTGCTGACAGTCTACGACAGAATGGATATGCAACACACTTAGTCGGCAAATGGCATCTGGGCATGTCCAGGAATAATTGTCTTCCACTCAATCGGGGATTTGATTCTTTTTTCG GAATTTACGGTGGTTCAGGAGACTATTATACTCACCGCGTACATCGCAATGCTCCATCTGGTGAGTTTTCTATTGAAGGATACGATTTTAGGGACAACGAGAGAGTAGCCAAGGAATTATCAGGCCAATATGCGACCAAACTCTATGGTAACAGGGCACTGGAAATAATTGAACAACATGCAAACAATACAATACAG aagCCACTATTTCTGTTTCTATCAATGCAAACCCCACACTGTCCGATACAAGCACCCGACGGAGAGAGGTTCATTGCTCCCTATGGCGGTATCCAGAAGGAAAGGCGACGTTTGTATGCAGCAATGGTGTCCTCTATGGATGAGGCTATCGGCAATGTGACACACGCACTCGACAAGCACGGAATGAGAAATAACACTGTCATCATATTTTCATCGG aTAATGGAGGCATCTACAAACAAGGAGGCAATAATAAACCACTTCGGGGTGAAAAACATCAAGTTTACGAAGGTGGTATTAAAGCCGTTGCTTTTGTCAACAGCCCACTGTTATCATCCACGGTAAATGGCACTTCATATTTGGGTTTATTGGGGGCAGCAGACTGGCATTCGACTCTAGTAGAAGGCATAGTTGGCGGCAAAATCACTACCAATCAAACGGATGGACACAACATGTGGAATGCTATCAG GTTGGGCGAACCCTCACCTAGATCAGAATACCTATTTTCAGTAGGAGGAGACTGTGCCTGGACTCCTAAGATACCATTCAAAACCCAGGATCCAAATAATGTTCCAACAATGTATGGCAGCATCAGGAAGGGACCGTGGAAGCTTATAATTGGCGACCCCA AGCAACTGGACTTACAATCAAAGCAAGTGTACTTAAGGAATGCGGATGCAGTCTCACTCTTCAATATCCACGTTGATCCTTATGAACAATCAAACGTACTGGCCGATCATCAGGACGTCTTTGAAGATCTATTAAATAGACTAAAATTTCACTGCCGAACACATGTGAATTATAGTCCAAAGAAATGGGATAGAAACTCCGACCCGAGACTACGTGATGGTGTGTATGGTCCTTGGTTATGA
- the LOC140152469 gene encoding carbohydrate sulfotransferase 15-like isoform X1, with the protein MNICLLCRFGADPLIPWGMMELNRQFCLGFFVATCLLLGLYSYTNNLFLRELAIPRLIKSEEEDDLTMEVSLLTEKPMYAADSQIWIRMQQYFPEVIGRLKRDFLPEYKNPCFLEGNRTRCLPYFYLGGAPKCGTTDLWFNLLRHPRVFKNIVKEPHFLKNIPKTYSGTEKYLNHFDTFAKWVSGDPYGAAKSVVGDGSASTLWANYDIVKKAGIQTEGEIPFVFADVIHAIHPKAKVIFILRDPTNRTISDYFLFSRDKSPTHFHAKVVQKIEWFEQCLRSRSLKSCANVLGSRDIPRLGISVYIAHIREWLRVFPKDQVLILRTEDWHYHEDTNLLQDVFKFLDIEALPESNLQPIKKKETLNEIKSKQITQRQSNKHGDILPKTRKLLDEFYAPYNKQLATFLKDKRFLWNT; encoded by the exons ATGAATATATGCCTACTTTGCAGATTTGGAGCAGATCCATTGATACCGTGGGGAATGATG GAATTAAATCGGCAGTTTTGCTTGGGATTTTTCGTTGCCACTTGTTTGCTACTTGGACTCTATTCTTATACCAACAATCTTTTCCTGCGAGAACTTGCGATTCCCAGACTCATAAAATCTGAGGAGGAAGATGATCTCACAATGGAGGTTTCACTGTTAACAGAGAAGCCCATGTATGCTGCTGACAGCCAAATATGGATTCGGATGCAGCAATATTTCCCCGAA GTTATTGGTAGATTGAAGCGTGATTTCTTACCCGAATACAAGAATCCATGTTTCTTGGAAGGCAACAGAACACGATGTTTACCTTACTTCTACCTGGGCGGTGCCCCTAAGTGTGGGACAACAGATCTGTGGTTCAATTTACTTCGACATCCTAGAGTATTTAAAAACATCGTGAAAGAACCTCATTTCTTGAAGAATATTCCTAAAACAT ACAGCGGAACGGAGAAATAcctcaatcattttgatacgttTGCAAAGTGGGTAAGCGGAGATCCATATGGGGCAGCAAAATCCGTCGTTG GTGACGGTTCAGCATCAACGCTTTGGGCAAACTATGATATCGTCAAGAAGGCTGGTATTCAAACTGAAGGTGAAATTCCATTTGTTTTTGCTGACGTTATTCATGCAATACATCCGAAGGCAAAAGTCATCTTCATTTTAAGAGATCCGACAAATAG AACAATATCggattattttcttttttcaagAGATAAATCACCAACACACTTTCATGCAAAAGTTGTCCAAAAAATTGAATGGTTTGAACAGTGTCTCCGGTCACGATCATTAAAGTCATGTGCTAATGTACTCGGTAGTAGAGATATTCCG AGACTTGGCATAAGTGTTTATATTGCTCATATACGAGAATGGCTGAGGGTGTTTCCAAAGGATCAGGTTCTCATTTTGAGAACCGAAGACTGGCATTATCACGAAGATACAAACCTCTTGCAAGACGTTTTTAAATTCCTTGATATAG AAGCTCTACCTGAAAGCAATCTACAACcgattaaaaagaaagaaacactCAATGAAATTAAAAGTAAACAAATAACTCAAAGACAATCTAACAAACATGGCGACATCCTTCCCAAAACAAGGAAATTGCTGGATGAATTTTATGCACCTTACAACAAGCAACTTGCTACATTTTTGAAGGATAAAAGATTCTTGTGGAATACCTAG
- the LOC140152469 gene encoding carbohydrate sulfotransferase 15-like isoform X2, which yields MEVSLLTEKPMYAADSQIWIRMQQYFPEVIGRLKRDFLPEYKNPCFLEGNRTRCLPYFYLGGAPKCGTTDLWFNLLRHPRVFKNIVKEPHFLKNIPKTYSGTEKYLNHFDTFAKWVSGDPYGAAKSVVGDGSASTLWANYDIVKKAGIQTEGEIPFVFADVIHAIHPKAKVIFILRDPTNRTISDYFLFSRDKSPTHFHAKVVQKIEWFEQCLRSRSLKSCANVLGSRDIPRLGISVYIAHIREWLRVFPKDQVLILRTEDWHYHEDTNLLQDVFKFLDIEALPESNLQPIKKKETLNEIKSKQITQRQSNKHGDILPKTRKLLDEFYAPYNKQLATFLKDKRFLWNT from the exons ATGGAGGTTTCACTGTTAACAGAGAAGCCCATGTATGCTGCTGACAGCCAAATATGGATTCGGATGCAGCAATATTTCCCCGAA GTTATTGGTAGATTGAAGCGTGATTTCTTACCCGAATACAAGAATCCATGTTTCTTGGAAGGCAACAGAACACGATGTTTACCTTACTTCTACCTGGGCGGTGCCCCTAAGTGTGGGACAACAGATCTGTGGTTCAATTTACTTCGACATCCTAGAGTATTTAAAAACATCGTGAAAGAACCTCATTTCTTGAAGAATATTCCTAAAACAT ACAGCGGAACGGAGAAATAcctcaatcattttgatacgttTGCAAAGTGGGTAAGCGGAGATCCATATGGGGCAGCAAAATCCGTCGTTG GTGACGGTTCAGCATCAACGCTTTGGGCAAACTATGATATCGTCAAGAAGGCTGGTATTCAAACTGAAGGTGAAATTCCATTTGTTTTTGCTGACGTTATTCATGCAATACATCCGAAGGCAAAAGTCATCTTCATTTTAAGAGATCCGACAAATAG AACAATATCggattattttcttttttcaagAGATAAATCACCAACACACTTTCATGCAAAAGTTGTCCAAAAAATTGAATGGTTTGAACAGTGTCTCCGGTCACGATCATTAAAGTCATGTGCTAATGTACTCGGTAGTAGAGATATTCCG AGACTTGGCATAAGTGTTTATATTGCTCATATACGAGAATGGCTGAGGGTGTTTCCAAAGGATCAGGTTCTCATTTTGAGAACCGAAGACTGGCATTATCACGAAGATACAAACCTCTTGCAAGACGTTTTTAAATTCCTTGATATAG AAGCTCTACCTGAAAGCAATCTACAACcgattaaaaagaaagaaacactCAATGAAATTAAAAGTAAACAAATAACTCAAAGACAATCTAACAAACATGGCGACATCCTTCCCAAAACAAGGAAATTGCTGGATGAATTTTATGCACCTTACAACAAGCAACTTGCTACATTTTTGAAGGATAAAAGATTCTTGTGGAATACCTAG